AATTTTTTCACCTTTAGAAACTATTATTTCTCCAGTTGATTCATTTGCAATATTATCAGATGCAATTTTATTAACAATCCTTCCGCTTAAAGCAAGCTTCTTGTTGAATTTATATCTACCTACTTTTGCTAAGTCATATCTCTTTGGATCAAAAAACAAAGTATTAATAAGTGATCTTGCGCTTTCTACAGCTGGTGGCTCTCCTGGTCTAAGTCTTTTATATATTTCCAGTAAACCCTCTTCTTCATTTGTAGTATTATCTTTTTCTATACTATTTAGTAAATGTTCTGATTCACCTAAAAGCTGTAATATTTCTGCATCAGTCCCATGACCAAGTGCCCTCAAAAGAACAGTTACAGGTAATTTTCTAGTTCTATCTACCCTTACATACACTATGTCATTTGAATCACTTTCATATTCAAGCCATGCCCCTCTATTAGGAATGACTGTAGATGAAAAGAGTTTATCTCCAGTTTTGTCTACTTTTTGAGAATAGTAAACTCCTGGTGACCTAACTAGTTGACTAACTATAACCCTTTCTGCACCATTAACTATAAAGGTACCTTTATCTGTCATGAGATGGAAATCTCCCATAAATACTTCTTGTTCCTTTACTTCTCCAGTTTCTTTGTTAATAAGTCTAACTTTTACTTTTAATGGAGCTGAGTAAGTTGCATCTCTTTCTTTACATTCCTCAATACCATATTTGGGTTCATCCGACACATAATAGTCTACAAATTCTAGGATTAAATTTCCAGTATAATCCTGGATTGGAGAGATATCATCAAACACCTCTTTAAGTCCTTCCTTTACAAACCATTCATATGATGTCTTTTGAACCTCAATCAAATCGGGAAGTTCTAATACTTCATCAATTACTGAATAACTCATTCTAACCCGTTTACCATACGAAACAGGATGCACCATATTATTCACCCCTTATAAAAACTAATTCCAAAAGGTAATGGAACTCCTTTGGTGGAAAATTTTTCATTACATCTATAATACTATTGCCATAAAAATTATTTTTATACAATTTTCATGCCAAATATTCATTATTTTGCATCTTATAATGCTATCACACAACATGCAATATGTCAAGAAAAAGAAATAGCATTAAAAAAGGTACCTTTAAGGTACCTTTTATTAAAATAAATTACTTAAGCTCTACAGTAGCTCCTACTTCTTCTAACTTAGCTTTCATTTCTTCAGCTGCTTCTTTTTCAACGCCTTCTTTAACTGGCGCTGGTGCTCCATCAACTAATCCTTTAGCATCTTTTAATCCAAGTCCAGTTATTTCTCTTACAGCTTTAATAACTTTAATTTTTGAATTTCCAGCGTTTGCAAGTATAACATCAAATTCTGATTGCTCTTCTTCTGCTGCTCCACCTGCTGCTGCTCCGCCACCTGCTACCATTACTGGTGCTTGTGCACTTACATCAAACTCTTCTTCAAGAGCTTTAACTAAGTCTGATAATTCTAATACAGTTAACTCTTTAACTTGATCTATTATGTTTGTGATTTTTTCACTCATTTATAATTCCTCCATTTTTTTATTGTTCGTCTGTGGATTCT
This portion of the Senegalia massiliensis genome encodes:
- the rplL gene encoding 50S ribosomal protein L7/L12 encodes the protein MSEKITNIIDQVKELTVLELSDLVKALEEEFDVSAQAPVMVAGGGAAAGGAAEEEQSEFDVILANAGNSKIKVIKAVREITGLGLKDAKGLVDGAPAPVKEGVEKEAAEEMKAKLEEVGATVELK